The following coding sequences are from one Ornithorhynchus anatinus isolate Pmale09 chromosome 18, mOrnAna1.pri.v4, whole genome shotgun sequence window:
- the LOC103166556 gene encoding zinc-alpha-2-glycoprotein-like — MHLPRTEHHIGTFFLTAVSGYDGFFELTAIILLDGQQMASYNSTVREVVLSLNWLYQVVGGQLVQEKKAELERYEKDFRWGMENWARYLNHSSRTQTVQLIMGCELDRGVQVVSRFRFAYEGQDVLWLDELKGTWVTAGPAKKQFRHFWEERVFWSRVAEHYVREECPFLMRMVLHFWYLREHIPPEVTVTRHDAKDGRVIFICLATGFYPSSILLRWVKDGEVGLWGDESSSGTLPNADFSFYVRQTLEVQGEVGDSGYACVVEHSALDGPIFFPAPEKSSWLMPWDQALGVMAAAALVLSPAVGIIIWKKKKTDSEEQITASEKEMTSLDCPEVHPPEPTNPNVSLAPDPGAGTGVSSTT; from the exons ATGCATCTCCCCCGGACAGAGCATCACATTGGGACCTTCTTCTTAACGGCGGTTAGTGGTTACGACGGCTTCTTCGAGCTGACGGCCATCATCCTGCTGGATGGGCAGCAGATGGCATCTTACAACAGCACAGTTCGGGAGGTAGTTCTCAGTCTGAACTGGTTGTACCAGGTGGTGGGTGGGCAGCTGGTCCAGGAGAAGAAGGCAGAGCTGGAGCGCTACGAGAAGGATTTCCGCTGGGGCATGGAGAACTGGGCTCGGTACCTGAACCACAGCAGCC GGACCCAAACGGTTCAGCTGATCATGGGCTGTGAGCTGGACAGAGGCGTCCAGGTGGTCTCTCGCTTCAGGTTTGCCTACGAAGGGCAGGATGTCCTTTGGTTGGATGAGCTGAAGGGGACCTGGGTGACTGCCGGGCCCGCTAAGAAGCAGTTTCGGCACTTCTGGGAAGAGAGAGTCTTCTGGTCTCGGGTAGCAGAACACTATGTGAGAGAGGAATGTCCCTTCCTGATGAGGATGGTTCTTCACTTCTGGTACCTCAGAGAACACA taCCCCCGGAGGTGACCGTAACCCGCCACGATGCCAAAGATGGCCGTGTTATTTTCATCTGCCTGGCCACCGGCTTCTACCCCAGCTCCATCCTGCTGCGCTGGGtgaaggatggggaggtggggctgtGGGGCGACGAGAGCTCCAGCGGGACCCTTCCCAACGCCGACTTCTCCTTCTATGTGCGCCAGACACTGGAAGTACAGGGAGAGGTTGGGGACTCTGGCTATGCCTGCGTGGTGGAGCACAGTGCCCTGGATGGGCCCATCTTCTTCCCAG CCCCAGAGAAGTCTTCCTGGCTGATGCCATGGGACCAGGCCCTGGGTGTGATGGCAGCCGCTGCGCTGGTGCTGAGCCCAGCTGTGGGCATCATCatatggaagaagaagaaaacag ATTCAGAGGAACAGATCACTGCCTCAGAGAAGG AGATGACATCCCTGGATTGTCCTGAAGTGCATCCTCCAGAGCCAACCAATCCCAATGTCTCCCTCGCCCCGGATCCTGGCGCAGGGACAG GTGTGTCCTCTACCacctag